Proteins encoded together in one Acanthopagrus latus isolate v.2019 chromosome 19, fAcaLat1.1, whole genome shotgun sequence window:
- the LOC119008774 gene encoding 2-lysophosphatidate phosphatase PLPPR4, with translation MSAREKGIPTKDSVSLLPCFYFVELPILVSSVVSLYFLEWTDVFKPVKSGFNCHDRSLSLPYIDPNHEVIPLLMLLSLAFAGPAITIMIGEAILFCCMSRKKSGAGAEANINAAGCNFNSFIRRAVRFVGVHAFGLCATALITDILQLMTGYPTPYFLTVCKPNYTTLNISCEQNPYIMEDICSGADPAAINQGRKSFPSQHATLASFAAVYVSMYFNSTLTDSSKLLKPLLVFSFTICAIICGLTRIIQYKNHAIDVYLGFLLGGAIAVYLGLYAVGNFQPSEEASTSPPPQIHHPPCSLPHISQEAVLHHLQMKASMAGEPGMHTSHSEGLLHRALQQQRPEDSLKRSSADVEVISPRSPVNKDAMVTFSHTLPRVHTPQAMAAYEEAARRHAATLHHASMDSSRSKQLLSQWKSKNSNHKCSLQVPDSFSSSVDSSSGQSSQHPHHHGSMELRSSSEPSAMGLNGGFDSHAYMSKLATGTSTTLPSNCSGITGGTRISMQSRPGSSQLVHIPEEAQENYNTNSPRMRVVGGSEGMSTLNSTAQANWQRAAEKTTACRTDNNGQNTQPRIMQVIAMSKQQGLLQTHSKSLDESSIGCGTNGSCQGSTRYRALTDQDPTNTTGPSSLGSTTGSISGSTGAIIRVEAHPENSKPVIQAPSTDGSGSWRWRSLDHGTGVGGGTGTGGPGGGGGSLKQSFDLNDLNRDSESSDSIREGSIDRKRANHIVTTTATVSTPPIVTVHTQSTGQSEQRLHPQGLSTIRVTPGDGSGSGSGGGGGGGGGGETGSETPSITSSRESTLQRKGNNIILIPERANSPDNARNIFYKGTSITPVFRD, from the exons CTGCCAATCCTGGTGTCTTCTGTGGTCAGTCTGTACTTCCTGGAGTGGACAGATGTGTTTAAGCCGGTGAAGTCTGGATTCAACTGCCATGACCGCAGCTTGAGCCTCCCCTACATCGATCCCAACCATGAGGTCATCCCCCTTCTGATGCTGCTCAGCCTGGCTTTCGCTGGACCAGCCATCACA ATTATGATTGGGGAGGCCATCCTATTCTGCTGCATGTCTCGGAAGAAGAGTGGTGCTGGGGCGGAGGCTAACATCAACGCTGCTGGCTGCAACTTCAACTCCTTCATACGCAGAGCTGTCCGCTTCGTTG GTGTCCATGCATTCGGTCTCTGTGCCACGGCCCTCATCACGGACATCCTCCAGCTAATGACAGGCTACCCAACACCCTACTTCCTCACTGTGTGTAAACCCAACTACACCACGCTCAACATCAGCTGTGAGCAGAACCCCTACATCATGGAGGATATCTGCTCAGGGGCTGACCCTGCAGCCATCAACCAGGGCAG AAAATCCTTCCCATCGCAGCACGCTACCCTCGCATCCTTCGCCGCTGTCTATGTTTCG ATGTACTTCAACAGCACTCTGACGGATTCATCCAAGCTGCTCAAGCCCTTGCTGGTCTTCTCCTTCACTATCTGTGCCATCATTTGTGGTCTGACCCGGATTATTCAGTACAAGAACCATGCTATTGATGTCTACCTTGGCTTCTTGCTCGGAGGTGCTATTGCTGTCTACCTG GGCTTGTATGCAGTTGGAAATTTTCAGCCAAGTGAGGAGGCCAGCACCAGCCCCCCTCCACAGATTCACCACCCCCCCTGCTCCTTGCCCCACATAAGCCAGGAGGCTGTACTCCACCACCTGCAAATGAAAGCAAGCATGGCCGGTGAGCCGGGCATGCACACCTCCCATTCTGAGGGCCTTCTTCATCGAGCCCTTCAACAGCAGAGACCTGAGGACAGTCTGAAGCGCTCTAGTGCAGATGTCGAGGTGATCTCCCCCCGCAGCCCTGTGAACAAAGATGCCATGGTGACCTTTAGTCACACCCTACCTCGGGTCCACACCCCCCAGGCCATGGCAGCATACGAGGAAGCTGCCAGACGTCACGCTGCCACCCTCCACCATGCCTCCATGGACTCCAGCCGCTCCAAGCAGCTTCTGTCTCAATGGAAAAGTAAGAACAGCAACCACAAATGCTCCCTGCAGGTCCCCgactccttctcctcctctgtagaCTCGTCATCTGGTCAGTCCTCCCAGCATCCACATCACCATGGCAGCATGGAGCTCAGGTCTAGCTCTGAGCCATCAGCTATGGGTCTGAATGGAGGCTTTGATAGCCATGCATACATGTCCAAACTGGCCACAGGTACAAGTACTACCCTGCCCAGTAACTGTAGTGGTATCACCGGAGGTACCAGAATATCCATGCAATCTAGACCTGGGTCGTCGCAGCTGGTCCACATACCAGAGGAAGCTCAAGAGAATTACAACACCAACTCCCCTAGGATGAGGGTTGTAGGAGGAAGCGAGGGGATGTCAACATTAAATAGTACAGCTCAAGCTAACtggcaaagagcagcagagaagacAACAGCCTGCAGGACTGACAATAACGGGCAGAACACCCAGCCACGAATCATGCAAGTGATTGCTATGTCCAAACAGCAGGGCCTACTACAGACCCACTCCAAGAGTTTAGATGAGAGCAGCATTGGCTGTGGCACCAATGGAAGTTGCCAGGGATCTACTCGCTACAGAGCGCTAACTGATCAAGACCCCACCAACACCACAGGTCCCAGTTCACTGGGTAGTACCACAGGTAGTATTTCAGGGAGTACTGGAGCAATCATCAGAGTAGAAGCCCACCCTGAAAACAGCAAGCCAGTGATCCAAGCTCCATCCACAGATGGAAGCGGATCCTGGAGATGGCGGTCCCTGGATCATGGCACTGGGGTTGGTGGAGGTACAGGGACTGGTGGAccaggagggggaggtggaagTTTGAAGCAATCCTTTGACCTCAATGATTTAAACAGAGATTCTGAAAGCTCAGACTCGATACGTGAAGGGTCCATTGACAGGAAGCGTGCCAATCACATCGTTACCACCACTGCCACTGTTAGCACCCCTCCTATAGTTACTGTTCACACCCAGAGCACTGGCCAGTCCGAACAGAGGCTCCACCCGCAGGGACTCTCTACCATAAGGGTGACTCCTGGGGATGGTAGTGGTTCTGGATccggtggaggtggtgggggagggggtggtggaGAAACCGGTTCAGAGACCCCCTCAATTACCTCCAGCCGTGAGTccacactgcagagaaaaggcAATAACATCATCCTGATTCCAGAGAGAGCAAACAGTCCTGATAACGCCCGAAACATTTTCTACAAGGGAACATCAATAACCCCTGTTTTCAGAGACTAA